AACAATTACACAGCTCATATGGGTTCACATGCCAAAATggttatttttcacttttccgTTAGAGAGTTACAGCATCTTTCTATAGataaaaatacatcacagatacaTGGAGAAATTGTCtgagacacttttttttattgaaatgttttaatttctcaCTTGAGAACTCACTGCACAGTCTGAGCATCAGTGCAAGTCTGTCAAACCTAAGTCCCAATTTCTCTGTAGTTCGCCACActatgaaaatgattttcccTTCTTCAGAGCAGTGTCTGAGGTTTCTCTGCTTTCCTTTGATGGAGGAACCGGCCCTTTCTGAGCACATGAAGGACTTAAAAGAATTGAAACTGAGCTTGAGGTAAGACTGAGGTTCCCTGTTCCTCACCGTGAAGCCTCCACTCTGGTTGGAGCTGCTGTCTGAGTACAGAGATGTTGTTGTAGGCCAGCACAGCAGCATCCAGGGCATTCACTCCCTCCCAGGGGTATGCAGCGGCATGGGATGCCTTCCCATAGTACTTCACTGACACCCTGCAGGGTGCAGAGTTTAGGATGCTTATTACGGTGGAGAAAGGACACTGAGATTAAATCCATATGAGCGGTGAAACGGGACCTACTCATCGAGCGCGACACAGGGCAGGAAGGAAGCGTCCTGCTGAGCTGGATGAGCCATGAAAACGAGGTCGACATCATTGAACGCCCCCGCTTTGAGCAGGTCAATCTTTGCTCCTATATCCTCCTCTGCTGGAGTTCCCAGAACCGTTATCTGGTTTGAAAAGTGTGTGATTCACTAATGAGATATAAATATCAACCCATGTGCATCTGACATCCTGCCTATTAAGACGAGTTAAGGGAATATGACACATTTATGTTGTCAGTCCAAccatgtacagtaaatacagtaggCTGCATAGTGATAAAACAATTCACTGAGGACTGTAGACACCTAATAATTAACCAAGAGGCCTAACTTACATGAAGTGGAAGGGACAAAGGTACAGTTACAGATAGTGCAAATACAAGTCAGTGCAATGTGTTTAAAACGGAAAGAAATCTAAACATGACACTCACTTCATAAAGATGACACTTTGAACCAAACACTTAATAACTCTGGGACATATAATGATATTTATGATGATAATATTTTATGGGGGAGATAGAAACGGTCCCAAACTTCACCTTCACAGGTGCAGGCACTCCAGTCTGGTTTTCTAAAGCCGCTTTCAGCCCCACAGCCGCCGCAGCTCCGACCTCCGCTATCAGGTTGTGGCCGCAGGCGTGTCCGATACCCGGGAGTGCGTCATACTCGCACAGAAACCCCACGTTCAGCACCGGGTCCCCGTCCACGTCACCGACCGGACCCCAGCTTGCGCAGAAAGCGGTCGGCAGCTTGTAGTGACTCAGGACCGTCCATGTCGGGTCCTCCTCGGAGAAGAAGCGGACCAGCCTGTCGTGCGCATACGTCTCCTTACCGGACAGCTCCGGATGGCTCCAGATGTCCCGGCTCAGACTGTGGAGCTGGTCTTTTCGGCTGTCGATGCACAGCTGGACGGTGTTTTTcatctgctgcagtttgtccaTGTGGCCTGTCGGACTGTGTAGCATTCACACCGTGTGAAGCCTGAACTTCACTTCACAGAATCAGTGATGCGGCTGTAGATTAAAGATGGATTTGGCTGATTCTGCTGTATAAAGATCACACGCTCATAAAACATATTCTGgtcagtcaaaataaaataaccagcGAGCAGAGTTACCGGTGTCACTCCGGAAGTTGTTCCACTATGGTAAATTGTATTTGGAGGTTTATTGTTAACCATAGTGTCTGATTCACATAAGACGTATTTTAATTCCTGAGGTGCTTTGGGCACGTAAACAACATGTGAGCAGCTGATTAGTCCAACAAATGAATCATCACATGACTTTAATGAGGGAAGAGCCTCCTGCTGTACATGCTGTGATGTATATACTGGTGTAAAACCTTATTCAGAGCCTCCCCAAACAATCCTGTTTAAAGTacagtgaaaatgttaaaaaaatcaaagacaacCACGCTCTGATTAACTTTCTTTTGATGTGAGACATAGATTGCCACCTGCTGGTCAGGATCACACTCAGCCAAAACTATGATTTACCTCGTTAAAGGGGAATAACGATGGAGCAGCATGGTTTGT
The nucleotide sequence above comes from Mastacembelus armatus chromosome 22, fMasArm1.2, whole genome shotgun sequence. Encoded proteins:
- the LOC113127989 gene encoding peptidase M20 domain-containing protein 2, which produces MLHSPTGHMDKLQQMKNTVQLCIDSRKDQLHSLSRDIWSHPELSGKETYAHDRLVRFFSEEDPTWTVLSHYKLPTAFCASWGPVGDVDGDPVLNVGFLCEYDALPGIGHACGHNLIAEVGAAAAVGLKAALENQTGVPAPVKITVLGTPAEEDIGAKIDLLKAGAFNDVDLVFMAHPAQQDASFLPCVALDEVSVKYYGKASHAAAYPWEGVNALDAAVLAYNNISVLRQQLQPEWRLHGIITHGGERPNIIPAYSELQFYLRTPLVKDLCDLRAKAEACFRAAAVATGCKVEITYPCHACYNILPNATLETLYKNNGKSLGIEFPEQPANFSGSTDFGNVSFIVPGIHPFFYICTNALNHTEEYTEAAGAEKAQLYTLRTAKALAMTAVDVVCSPDLLSQVREDFSLAKLKMEK